The genomic stretch CACCAAGGGGTAGTTTGTTAACAAAGGCTAACTCTTTGATTAAGGCTTTCATAAGTGTCTGATAACCAAGCCGTAATTTTTTATTTTGTCGATTTCCATAACGCAAGTTACTTGTACTATTCGTGACGTTCGTTTTGTGCAATCAACGAAAAACCACTATAAGCCTGACCGCCACATAATGTTGCGTTCGGTAACGCCCAAAACAACAAGAAAAATAATTTTAGTCAGTTATTCAATATGCGAGCGTTGTCATGTTTCGTTCCTATCAATCCAATGGCAGAAAAACTACTGTTGATTAAAGCGCTTGGTTATTTGCCTAATGATTTGCGTTGGTCTGGGTTTCGTATCTGTGAAAAACGAGCTGTGTTTATCACACCGTCTGGTCGTGAGTTTAGCCCTAAAGAATTGGAAAGCTTTGTGTTCTGGCGTGACGAACATCGTCAGTTTGTGGAAATGTACGGACACTTCGAATATCCCAAGATTTACCCCGCTAAAGAAAACGTGCTGCCGTTTCGTGGCGGCCGTAGAATGAACGCCGCAGAATGGATACCTAGTAAATTTAGAGGTAGAAAATGGAAAATTTAGGCGGATTATACTCCGCCTTTTTGAGATTTTGCCCACTCTAGAATTTTTGCGTACTGCCTATCTTCAGCCTCTTTTTTAGTGCGACCATAACACTCTTTAAATGTCTTCGGCTCTATAATTTCTTTGCTAGGTATAACTTTTTGAGTTTTAGCAGATGCCCAGTAATGATAAATGTCACCTAGTGGTGGAATTATCGGACCCACAATTATTTTATGTTCAAAACCTAAGTCATTCAGTAAACTAATTGCTAGTTTGCGGTTATCCACGCTTTTACCTCTCTACCTTCGGTTGTTTTTATCTTTCGCTCCACATAACCCGCAGCCTTCAATTTCTGCAATGTGTGTGGCTCTTTGGGATTGCGTAGCTGATAAACTGGACGACAAGTCTTGATGTCCTCACCAATAAACTCTAACAAATCTCTTACGTCTAACACTTGTTTTGCTCCAACTCGGCTGTTTGCAATATATGCGCTTGCAATAGATTTGCACAATCTTCGAGATTTTCTTCATCTGCCACCTCATTAAGAATTTCAAATAGCTGATGGTTGTCCAATTTCGGATATTCACTCCTAAGTTGCTGATAAAAAAGGAAACCTTGCTTGTTAGATATCAGCAGCCTACCACCATGAAAAAAATCCCTTAGTTGTATGCTACTTGTGGTAAAAAGTTTCATCGAATCTCCCATATTCTTTTTTAAAAGTATAAATATTCAATGCGTTACCAGCAATACAGTTTGTCCTTTTGCATACATAAAAGCCCTCAAAAATAGAGGGCTTTTATGTTCACTTTCAGTTCGCGCACACTTCTGCAGCATCCTTAGGCATCACCCAGCCATGCATTTCTTCTGATAGAACAAAACGTAGGTCATCAACTGTCATACTTTTAACTACCGAAGGAAGCCAATGGAATTTATGGACAAGATAGAAATAAACGGCATCCATGCCATCTAGTGATTTATAACCTTTTCGTTCTGCTAGGAAATCCCCGAATACATCTAATGAAAATGCCAAATCCGTATCAACTTTATAAATTTGTCTTCTTGTGAGGTAGTGTTGTTTGTCTCTCATTTGTGGTTCTCCAATAATTGAAATGTCTAGGAAGCTCCACATTAGTATGATTTATTGTACATATCCACTCCGCCCAAATTTTTCGCACACCATTGCCACACAAAAAAGCCGAACCCCATCGCTAAGGGTTCGGCTTTTTTAGGCTTCTGCTTTGGTGGCTTTCATTTGAAGCCTGTCGAGGTCAATCGATCCGCCAAAAGTATAGGCGCCCTACTCGCTGTGTAAATCGTCATTAATGACGTTTCGAACCAGTTCGCAGGGTTACGGATTATAGAAAACCAATTGATTTGCGGTAACTCGGTCTTGCTTACTTTAAACTGAAGGTTCACGAACCAGTTGTTATATGTATGCGGATATATTTTTCAGGATATTTGTAACGATATCGCTTACCGGTTTTTAAGTTTGAACGAGCAAAACGGCAAACTTTTGTATCTCCGCTTCCAGTAACTCGTTTTACTATTGCTACTTTTCCTTTATGTTCCATTTCAATCATTAAATCGCAATAACCATCATATTGGTCGAACTGCTTATCGACTTTCTTTTGTAGAGTCGATTTGATTTTCTTAGCCACTGGATTTGTTTCTGAGTCATCGGCCAATGTTGACGCTGTGGGTAACAATAATAAAAATAAAGTGACAACGTATCGCATTCTTAAATCCATTTTTGATAAATGGACTGATTGTAATTTTTTATGCGTCAAATGCTAAAACGGGACACAATTTTGCGTCCCGTTTAACGTAGATAAGTAATTGATATGTCGGCTAAGCTTGTTTCTTGCCTTTATTAGCTTTGAAACCTTGATGAGGAAAAACATTTCGAATTCGTTGTTGAACTTTCTTTGGTACGTCTTTAGAAAAGACCAACCTCATTCCGGAGCGTTGGTTGTACACTTTGAGTTCACCAGTAAATGGGTCATGTTCGCCAATATCTTGTAAGTTATGTTTAAAAGATGGAGGTATATGCCCTTTTACCTTGCTCAAGTGGCCGTCATCAAAACTCACTTTTAACACGGGTCTATCCACGGCGATCAACCAGAATATGACGATTGCAGCAATTAATATCACATATAGCATCTAACACTCCTTAGCTGGATAGTAGCTTACTCAAGTCTTCTTTGATGGACGTAACTTTCTGGCTTGCTTTTTCACTTCTTGAGGCTTCTGAAAGTAGATATTCAATGGCATCAGACAGCGTACACCCCAGTTCATTAGCTCGATTAGATAATTTTTCCCAAACACGGTAATCAAGATCGATCGATTTCTTTTTGGTGTGAACTTGTTCTGCGTTGAAGTGGCGCTTTCGTTTTGCGCGAATTGCCTGCTTGAGTTTGTTCTCTAGCTCTTCAGACATGTGTTTTTCAATCCAAGCTAGCACTAATGTAGGTTCGTGCTCTATGCGTCGTAACTCGGCGACAGCTGCATCAGCTTCACTTGTATCAATATGTCTGGTAATCGCTTCACCATCTTTCCATTTTTTGATTAGATACTTCCACTTCCATCCACACTCTAAATTTTCAAGTTGCTGATATTTCATTCTTTCTGACTCATAAAGCTAACCTGGTGACAGCGTAACCCAGTTATAGTTATTCATCAATGAAAACTCTTTGAAGTATCGATGTTGATCACTCATTTGTCCAAATGATACTCAACGAGTTATTTGCATTTACAACTACACCAATTGGCACTAGGGAGTTCAGAGCCCTTTCGTTATAATGACCGCAATATTGAATAATGATGAAATTAAATGAATCAACTTAATTGGAAAGACGTGACTCCTTCGTTCGAACAGTACGAAGACATTTTAAAATCTGCCTCCTCTCTACCTAAGAAGAAGTTCGTAGAACTTCAACCAAGACTCCTCGCTACTGTTGAACGATTCAAGAAAATCAAAGGCTTGACTCGAGTTTTGGTAATAAACTGTGCAGATAATACGGTTTATCGTAAGTTTGTTTGTGACGTGGTCACTGATGGTTTAGAGCCTACAATAATGACAGAGTCTTTGGACGCAAAGCTCTTGTTTGATCGCTACAGTGTTGATTTAAAAGGCGATGTTGTAGTTGAAGCTGGATTACTTTCCAAGGCTAACGGCGGGTATTTGATTTTACCAGCGAATCTCATTTTGGCGAATCCCGGATATTGGCCGAGCATTAAGTCTGCCATTCAAGGAAAGCCAGTAAAACCCTTGAATGTAAGCCCTACTCGACTACCTATTTTAACGGCCGATGAAAAAAATTTTGACGTTAAGATTATTGTTACTGGCGATCGTAATCAACTGGCCGACCTTGAGTATGTTGACGAAGATTTTTCAACCGGCCTAACGATGTATACCGAGGTTGAAGAAGATATCCACTTATCTGCAAGTAACTTAGAGTTGTATGTAGGTTTGGTGAATTGGATTTGTTCGGAGTACGGCTTCCCATCGTTGGATGAAGGTGCTTTTCAACGGTTACTATTAGCAGGCATGCGTTTAACTGAGGACCAACATTATTTGCCTTTAGGTGTGATGTGGCATTGCCAACTACTTAGCCTAGCTGCTCAGTTTAGCGATCAAAATATCATTGATTATGTGGCGATAGATAAAGCCATCGACGATAAATATTATCGAGAGTCTTACCTTCCTCAACGTGCAGTTTATGACATTCTTGACGGCCAGGTCATCATTGAGACTACTGGCGAACAAGTCGGCCAAATTAACGGACTCACGGTTATTGATATGGCCGGGCATCCTGTCTCTTATGGCGAGCCAGCGCGAATTTCATGTGTTATTCACTTTGGAGATGGTGACATTTCCGATGTTGAGCGCAAAGCTGAACTTGGAGGTAATCTTCATGCGAAAGGCATGATGATCATGCAAGCATTTCTAAGCTCTGCTTTGAATTTGGATGAGCCACTGCCTTACTCTGCGTCTATTGTTTTCGAGCAGTCCTATAGTGAAGTGGATGGTGATAGTGCTTCATTGGCAGAGTTATGTTGTTTGGTAAGTGCACTGTCTGAATCACCGGTTAATCAACAAATCGCGGTGACTGGCGCGGTGGACCAATTTGGTCGAGTACAAGCAGTAGGCGGTTTAAATGAGAAGATCGAAGGTTTTTATCAAGTTTGTAAACACCAAGGCTTCACTGGTCATCAAGGCGTTATTATGCCTAAATCGAACTTGAAGCACCTCGCTTTACATAAAGATGTCATAGAAAGCATTAAGAATGGTGAGTTCCATATTTGGTCGGTTTCTACCGTTGATGAAGCAATACCAATTCTAATGGGCAAATCATTCAGAGGCGAAGATGATAGCGTCATCGGCAAGATCGCCGAACGTATTGAAAATTTTGAAAGACATGAGCATCCAGAAGGAATTGTGCAGCGCATCAAAAACTGGTTTGTCTAGTACTGATCGGAGTTGTTTAGCGTACACGTGTTCACTAACATGCATCTGTCAAAAATTGGAGTAATTGATAATGCAAAACAAACGTGATTCTTACAACCGTGATGATCTTCTTGCTTCTAGCCAAGGCGAGCTTTTTGGTCCGGGTTACCCACAACTTCCTGCACCAAACATGCTAATGATGGACCGAGTTACTAAAATGTCTGAAACAGAAGGTGATTTTGGTAAAGGTTTAATTCTTGCAGAGTTGGATATTACTCCAGATCTTTGGTTCTTTGATTGTCACTTCCCTGGTGACCCAGTAATGCCAGGCTGTCTCGGTCTAGATGCCATGTGGCAGCTAGTGGGCTTCTTCTTAGGTTGGGTCGGCGGCAAAGGCAAAGGTCGAGCTCTTGGCGTTGGTGAAGTGAAGTTTACTGGCCAAATTCTGCCAACTGCTAAGAAAGTAACGTACGAAATTCATATGAAGCGCGTTGTGAACCGTAAACTAGTGATGGGTTTAGCAGACGGCCGCGTATGCGTTGACGGCAAAGAAATTTATGTTGCGAAGGATCTTAAAGTTGGCTTATTCCAAGATACTTCGAGCTTCTAATTACCCTTCTCTATAAATTTTTAAGGCCCCTATCTACGAGAAAAGGCTCTCTACGAGCCCTTTCGAATCCTTCTGTTGTATGTGGAGAGTTATTTATAGAGACCAGATTGTTTTTCATCTCTGGCATCACGCCAACCACCTAACCAATACGACCGAGCGTCTACTTGTTGATACGGGCAAGCCTCTTGAGACCTTCCATTCAACCCAGCTTTATAGCCTTGAGATTGAGCTCGTTCTAGGCGATCACGCTTTTGTCTCTTCATAGTTAATTCCTCATACAGGTCCATTTACTAACGTACAGCTGTTATTGTGAAACTTTGGTGGAGTTTTTATGACTCCACTTATAAGAATCGATCAAATTGCGCGATTTCTCAAGGCATAAAAAAAGCAGAGACTCAATTCTGTGAGCCTCTGCTTGAATTAAAAATTACTGACTATTTTCTACGGAACCCAAACAAACCAAGCATGGTCAAAGCTAACCAACCAAGGCCTGCGCCTTGACGTTCAGCGCTGTCTGATTCCACGCTTCGCGCTACGATATCTTCTTTCGTTTGGTTAGGAATTGGCATTAATTTCACTGCAACAATTTCTT from Vibrio parahaemolyticus encodes the following:
- the matP gene encoding macrodomain Ter protein MatP codes for the protein MKYQQLENLECGWKWKYLIKKWKDGEAITRHIDTSEADAAVAELRRIEHEPTLVLAWIEKHMSEELENKLKQAIRAKRKRHFNAEQVHTKKKSIDLDYRVWEKLSNRANELGCTLSDAIEYLLSEASRSEKASQKVTSIKEDLSKLLSS
- a CDS encoding phage protein — encoded protein: MRALSCFVPINPMAEKLLLIKALGYLPNDLRWSGFRICEKRAVFITPSGREFSPKELESFVFWRDEHRQFVEMYGHFEYPKIYPAKENVLPFRGGRRMNAAEWIPSKFRGRKWKI
- a CDS encoding DUF3634 family protein — translated: MLYVILIAAIVIFWLIAVDRPVLKVSFDDGHLSKVKGHIPPSFKHNLQDIGEHDPFTGELKVYNQRSGMRLVFSKDVPKKVQQRIRNVFPHQGFKANKGKKQA
- the rmf gene encoding ribosome modulation factor — protein: MKRQKRDRLERAQSQGYKAGLNGRSQEACPYQQVDARSYWLGGWRDARDEKQSGLYK
- the fabA gene encoding bifunctional 3-hydroxydecanoyl-ACP dehydratase/trans-2-decenoyl-ACP isomerase; its protein translation is MQNKRDSYNRDDLLASSQGELFGPGYPQLPAPNMLMMDRVTKMSETEGDFGKGLILAELDITPDLWFFDCHFPGDPVMPGCLGLDAMWQLVGFFLGWVGGKGKGRALGVGEVKFTGQILPTAKKVTYEIHMKRVVNRKLVMGLADGRVCVDGKEIYVAKDLKVGLFQDTSSF
- a CDS encoding AAA family ATPase produces the protein MNQLNWKDVTPSFEQYEDILKSASSLPKKKFVELQPRLLATVERFKKIKGLTRVLVINCADNTVYRKFVCDVVTDGLEPTIMTESLDAKLLFDRYSVDLKGDVVVEAGLLSKANGGYLILPANLILANPGYWPSIKSAIQGKPVKPLNVSPTRLPILTADEKNFDVKIIVTGDRNQLADLEYVDEDFSTGLTMYTEVEEDIHLSASNLELYVGLVNWICSEYGFPSLDEGAFQRLLLAGMRLTEDQHYLPLGVMWHCQLLSLAAQFSDQNIIDYVAIDKAIDDKYYRESYLPQRAVYDILDGQVIIETTGEQVGQINGLTVIDMAGHPVSYGEPARISCVIHFGDGDISDVERKAELGGNLHAKGMMIMQAFLSSALNLDEPLPYSASIVFEQSYSEVDGDSASLAELCCLVSALSESPVNQQIAVTGAVDQFGRVQAVGGLNEKIEGFYQVCKHQGFTGHQGVIMPKSNLKHLALHKDVIESIKNGEFHIWSVSTVDEAIPILMGKSFRGEDDSVIGKIAERIENFERHEHPEGIVQRIKNWFV